The Lepus europaeus isolate LE1 chromosome 6, mLepTim1.pri, whole genome shotgun sequence genome includes a window with the following:
- the LOC133762354 gene encoding LOW QUALITY PROTEIN: homeobox protein Mohawk-like (The sequence of the model RefSeq protein was modified relative to this genomic sequence to represent the inferred CDS: substituted 1 base at 1 genomic stop codon), with amino-acid sequence MNTIVFNKLGGAVLFEERGALERERGGRPYGGGGVLDSPHDRPEVGLPDGPPLKDNLGLRHQRTGSRQNGGKVRHKRQALQDMARPLKQWLYKHRDNPYPTKTEKILLALGSQMTLVQVSNWFANARRRLKNTVRQPDLSWALRIKLYNKYVQGNAERLSVSSDDSCSEDGENPPRDHMNEGVYPAPVHHTAAKSESSAVKAGVRPESGASEDYVSPPKYKSSLLNRYLNDSLRHVMATNTTRVGKTRQRNHSGSFSSNEFEEELVSPSSSSETEGNFVYRTDTPENGSNXGDGAANRTRPSKDDTYWKEINAAMALTNLAQGKDTLQGTASCIIQKSSHIAEVKTVRVPLVPQF; translated from the coding sequence ATGAACACCATCGTCTTCAATAAACTCGGCGGCGCCGTGCTGTTCGAGGAGCGAGGCGCTCTGGAGCGGGAGCGGGGCGGCCGGCCCTACGGAGGCGGCGGCGTCCTGGACAGTCCCCACGACCGCCCCGAGGTGGGCCTTCCCGACGGCCCGCCCCTCAAGGACAACCTTGGCCTGCGACACCAGAGGACCGGGTCCCGGCAGAATGGCGGGAAGGTGAGACACAAGCGGCAAGCCCTGCAAGACATGGCGCGGCCCCTGAAGCAGTGGCTTTACAAGCACCGCGACAACCCGTACCCCACCAAGACCGAGAAGATTCTCCTGGCCCTCGGTTCTCAGATGACACTGGTGCAGGTGTCAAATTGGTTTGCAAACGCAAGACGTCGCCTTAAGAACACTGTTCGGCAGCCCGATCTGAGCTGGGCTTTAAGAATAAAGCTGTACAACAAGTACGTGCAAGGGAACGCCGAGCGGCTCAGCGTGAGCAGCGATGATTCGTGTTCTGAAGATGGGGAAAATCCTCCCAGAGACCACATGAACGAAGGCGTGTATCCTGCTCCAGTTCATCACACTGCGGCCAAAAGCGAGAGCTCAGCCGTAAAAGCTGGGGTGAGGCCAGAGTCAGGGGCCAGCGAGGACTACGTGTCACCCCCAAAATACAAGAGCAGCTTGTTGAACCGCTACCTTAACGACTCTTTGAGACACGTTATGGCCACGAACACCACCAGGGTGGGGAAAACAAGGCAGAGGAACCACTCAGGATCTTTTAGCTCCAACGAATTTgaggaagagctggtgtctccatcgtCATCGTCAGAAACAGAGGGCAACTTTGTCTACCGCACAGACACTCCAGAAAATGGATCCAACTAGGGTGACGGCGCAGCTAACAGAACGCGGCCGAGCAAGGACGACACGTATTGGAAGGAGATCAATGCAGCCATGGCTCTCACAAACCTGGCCCAAGGGAAGGACACTCTGCAAGGGACCGCCAGCTGCATCATCCAGAAGTCATCCCATATAGCGGAAGTCAAGACGGTCAGGGTCCCCCTGGTGCCGCAGTTCTAA
- the LOC133761679 gene encoding uncharacterized protein LOC133761679: MHVCLKLSIGVTQMALVWKREWQEEGGSSVNCCDLATMAERSRGRSGAALPADPRPRPREQSETGHWGTARVFTARCAGSRASASALLWGTRSTLHTGTQCPQNSVTSGRRSFAGSAWQTFSESTEGNKVLGAVGGPGFSLLSRRSTGEGCADMGAGAGLPGAGQHRHWRPWECAVVDTDCSPIAHASLTLPTAGVGWGIGAQQTSRCLASRSNTELGMQAGEALRSSKAPPEAGQCLKERERAARGGST; this comes from the coding sequence ATGCATGTCTGTCTTAAGTTAAGTATTGGTGTTACACAAATGGCTCTCGTCTGGAAGCGGGagtggcaggaggagggagggagttcTGTAAATTGCTGCGACCTCGCAACGATGGCAGAGAGAAGCCGCGGCCGGAGCGGGGCCGCACTGCCCGCGGACCCCCGTCCGCGCCCACGGGAGCAGAGCGAGACGGGGCACTGGGGCACGGCTCGTGTGTTCACGGCCAGGTGTGCCGGCTCCAGGGCCTCTgcctcagccctgctctgggggACGCGCTCCACGCTGCACACGGGCACACAGTGTCCCCAAAACTCGGTCACCTCCGGTCGGCGGAGCTTCGCCGGCTCGGCCTGGCAGACTTTCTCTGAATCCACCGAGGGAAATAAAGTGCTCGGGGCGGTGGGCGGCCCgggcttctctctgctctcacGCAGGAGCACGGGGGAGGGATGCGCGGACATGGGGGCTGGTGCAGGCCTCCCGGGCGCTGGCCAGCACCGGCACTGGCGCCCCTGGGAGTGTGCGGTGGTCGACACGGACTGCTCCCCGATAGCCCACGCCAGCCTCACCCTTCCcacggcgggggtggggtggggcatcgGTGCCCAGCAGACAAGCCGCTGCCTCGCTAGCCGCAGCAACACAGAACTCGGCATGCAGGCTGGAGAAGCACTGAGGAGCTCAAAGGCACCGCCTGAGGCCGGCCAGTGTCTAAAAGAAAGAGAGCGAGCCGCGAGAGGGGGGAGCACCTGA